The proteins below are encoded in one region of Acidobacteriota bacterium:
- a CDS encoding TonB-dependent receptor encodes MSTSALLRAPSRLRRPRLHRPPPLRPPRSGRALGGLLALALLPAVLPAPAAGAVAGVEAAAQANLAARADDPAPRVVTGIVLDGAGNAPIAAATVASGAETVATDADGRFSVTLAPDDDGLRIAADGYLETTVALEPAVAGSGATLEILLFRNTFAETVQVVSAPAAAPERAAATPIAAEEVFEVAGAFDNIFRTLDTLPGVASTGDFGSRLAVRGGTPDQNLTVMDGVEIHNPYRLFGLVSAFNPETVERFELTAGGFGAAYGDRLSSLLIVDNRVGESDFSGSTAAGVTDANVVLEGGAPGGGSWLLSGRRTYYDLVAGLVTDQNLPAFADVQAQAHWTFGPGHRLALFGLTSRENADFRFDDEEDEESRDSGRLVSEAGNDLVSLRFDALLGGAATSRTIVSWYRNTDVLGVDATFESSARRSNAPDDAVGALTSVVFDRDLSVRDLSVRQELAFPLSPAHTLDTGVELHRLASGAGLSITGDRNETVANPSSVRGGSGLPDSLDSSLGGTRGGAWIQDRYTITPRLSVEPGLRLDWSTVNGDAVLSPRFAATVALGRASRLRIAGGLYTQSPGYEKLIQSDYFFDLSPTVVTGLRHERATHLVTGFEKDLGADTLFRVEGYYKTFDDLIVGGLEAEAERRARVARYDFPAALQASVPAAARITSTPVNGGGGRAYGADVYLVRSDPAARLAGWLSYAWGRADRDTYGLRYPFEYDRTHAFNAVGRYRLGDRWSIAATAQVATGFPYTPAVGVRVAGEEDARGRLVPARDAGGALVYTVDLGGLDALQRGRLPHYARVDLRIAHQPGGPSGRWSWYAEVINLLNRDNPVEFQTELAHDPDRGVPRIVESPSAGFPIIPSFGVRIRF; translated from the coding sequence ATGAGCACGTCGGCCCTCCTCCGCGCTCCGTCTCGTCTCCGTCGGCCTCGGCTTCATCGGCCGCCGCCACTTCGGCCGCCCCGGTCCGGCCGCGCGCTCGGCGGCCTGCTGGCGCTGGCGCTGCTGCCGGCCGTGCTCCCGGCGCCGGCCGCCGGAGCCGTCGCGGGGGTGGAGGCCGCCGCGCAGGCGAATCTCGCCGCCCGGGCCGACGATCCGGCGCCCCGGGTGGTCACCGGCATCGTGCTCGACGGCGCCGGCAACGCGCCGATCGCCGCCGCCACCGTCGCCAGCGGCGCCGAGACGGTCGCGACCGACGCGGACGGCCGCTTCTCGGTGACGCTCGCGCCGGACGACGACGGGCTGCGGATCGCGGCCGACGGCTACCTGGAGACCACCGTCGCCCTCGAGCCCGCCGTCGCCGGGTCGGGCGCCACGCTGGAGATCCTGCTGTTCCGCAACACCTTCGCCGAGACCGTGCAGGTCGTGTCCGCGCCCGCCGCCGCGCCGGAGCGGGCCGCCGCCACCCCCATCGCGGCCGAGGAGGTGTTCGAGGTCGCCGGGGCCTTCGACAACATCTTCCGCACCCTGGACACGCTGCCGGGCGTGGCGTCGACGGGCGACTTCGGCAGCCGGCTGGCGGTGCGCGGCGGCACGCCGGACCAGAACCTCACGGTGATGGACGGGGTGGAGATCCACAACCCCTACCGGCTGTTCGGCCTCGTCAGCGCGTTCAATCCGGAGACCGTCGAGCGCTTCGAGCTGACCGCGGGCGGCTTCGGGGCGGCGTACGGCGACCGGCTCTCGTCGCTGCTGATCGTCGACAACCGGGTCGGCGAGAGCGACTTCTCGGGATCCACGGCGGCCGGCGTCACCGACGCCAACGTGGTGCTCGAGGGCGGCGCCCCCGGCGGCGGATCGTGGCTGCTGAGCGGGCGGCGCACCTACTACGACCTGGTCGCCGGTCTCGTCACCGACCAGAACCTGCCCGCGTTCGCCGACGTGCAGGCCCAGGCCCACTGGACCTTCGGGCCCGGGCACCGGCTGGCGCTGTTCGGCCTCACCAGCCGCGAGAACGCCGACTTCCGGTTCGACGACGAAGAGGACGAGGAATCGCGCGACAGCGGACGCCTGGTCTCCGAGGCCGGCAACGACCTCGTCTCGCTGCGCTTCGACGCGCTGCTCGGGGGCGCGGCCACGTCGCGCACCATCGTCTCCTGGTACCGCAACACCGACGTGCTCGGCGTCGACGCGACGTTCGAATCGTCGGCGCGGCGGTCGAACGCGCCCGACGACGCCGTCGGGGCGCTGACCAGCGTGGTCTTCGACCGCGACCTGTCGGTGCGCGACCTCTCGGTGCGCCAGGAGCTCGCGTTTCCGCTATCGCCCGCCCACACGCTCGACACCGGGGTCGAGCTGCACCGGCTGGCGTCCGGCGCCGGGCTCTCCATCACCGGCGACCGGAACGAGACCGTCGCCAACCCCTCCAGCGTGCGGGGCGGATCGGGGCTGCCCGACAGCCTCGACTCGTCGCTCGGCGGCACGCGGGGCGGCGCCTGGATCCAGGACCGCTACACGATCACGCCGCGGCTGTCGGTCGAGCCGGGCCTGCGCCTCGACTGGAGCACCGTCAACGGCGACGCGGTCCTGTCGCCCCGCTTCGCGGCCACGGTGGCGCTCGGCCGGGCGAGCCGCCTGCGGATCGCCGGCGGCCTCTACACCCAGAGTCCGGGCTACGAGAAGCTCATCCAGTCGGACTACTTCTTCGACCTCTCGCCCACCGTCGTGACCGGGCTGCGCCACGAGCGGGCGACGCACCTGGTCACCGGCTTCGAGAAGGACCTCGGCGCCGACACGCTGTTCCGCGTGGAGGGCTACTACAAGACCTTCGACGACCTCATCGTCGGCGGCCTCGAAGCGGAGGCCGAGCGGCGCGCCCGCGTCGCGCGCTACGACTTCCCCGCCGCGCTGCAGGCCAGCGTCCCGGCGGCGGCCAGGATCACCAGCACGCCGGTGAACGGCGGCGGCGGCCGGGCCTACGGCGCCGACGTCTACCTGGTCCGCAGCGACCCGGCGGCCCGGCTGGCCGGCTGGCTCTCCTACGCCTGGGGCCGCGCCGACCGCGACACCTACGGCCTGCGCTACCCGTTCGAGTACGACCGCACCCACGCCTTCAACGCCGTCGGCCGCTACCGGCTGGGCGACCGCTGGAGCATCGCCGCGACCGCGCAGGTGGCCACCGGTTTCCCCTACACCCCGGCGGTCGGCGTCCGCGTGGCGGGCGAGGAGGATGCGCGCGGCCGCCTCGTCCCCGCCCGCGACGCCGGCGGCGCCCTGGTCTACACCGTCGACCTCGGCGGCCTCGACGCCCTGCAGCGCGGGCGCCTGCCCCACTACGCCCGCGTCGACCTGCGCATCGCCCACCAGCCCGGCGGGCCGTCCGGCCGCTGGTCGTGGTACGCCGAGGTGATCAACCTGCTGAACCGCGACAACCCGGTGGAGTTCCAGACCGAGCTGGCCCACGACCCGGACCGCGGCGTGCCGCGCATCGTGGAGAGCCCCAGCGCGGGGTTCCCGATCATCCCGTCGTTCGGCGTGCGGATCCGGTTCTGA
- the ispE gene encoding 4-(cytidine 5'-diphospho)-2-C-methyl-D-erythritol kinase, translating to MRVVAPRHRGAGRRRRAPARPRRLLGTGRGALPRRPHDGIPARARRPVGRHHSAAHPHAGGGGAFRFAAHRGARAVRCAPVRLRRARRQRDAAVAARRAGGARRAAGRGAAGAGRPGPGSRGRACAADRVPCAGPGRHRRPAPSRRVGDGGAGGRGGGLRARRGGRAGGRRGPAGRSDGRVLGARPRPAAAAPDPGGRPAGRRRPERDAVAGEHEHHPASGRVRGRCAGGLHAGLAGRPARRVASGAGVAAGRRCGGQAVTGRGSPRRLRVRAPAKINLDLRVLGRRPDGYHEVSTILQSIALHDTLSIAPRRGPLTVRSAAPWVPADRGNLVWTAAAALWRAVGRRGDPDGVGVSIRKRVPAAAGLGGASSDAASALRALRLWWAPSASARWLEGVAADVGSDVPFFLRGGTVLATGRGERLRRLRSAAGYWVVLAAPGFGVSTADAYRWWDLDAPEAAAGARGGAGAPGGGRRDLGRLRNDLEAPVARRHAEIGALNARLRAAGALCAALTGSGSVVFGLFASRARALEARRALRAPGAAAGGVLLTRTIDAVACARLAAVARID from the coding sequence CTGCGCGTCGTCGCGCCGCGGCATCGAGGTGCCGGACGGCGGCGGCGTGCCCCTGCCCGACCACGCCGCCTTCTGGGAACGGGTCGCGGCGCCCTGCCGCGGCGTCCGCACGATGGAATTCCTGCTCGTGCTCGGCGGCCGGTCGGGCGACACCACTCTGCGGCGCACCCGCATGCGGGCGGCGGCGGAGCGTTCCGGTTCGCTGCGCATCGAGGCGCTCGCGCCGTTCGGTGCGCCCCTGTTCGTCTTCGTCGCGCGCGACGACAGCGCGACGCTGCTGTTGCCGCGCGACGCGCAGGTGGTGCGCGACGCGCGGCCGGCCGAGGTGCTGCAGGCGCTGGCCGGCCTGGCCCTGGCTCCCGCGGACGTGCATGCGCTGCTGACCGGGTGCCTTGCGCCGGACCCGGTCGCCACCGCCGCCCGGCGCCATCCCGACGGGTCGGTGACGGTGGAGCTGGAGGGCGGGGCGGCGGCCTACGTGCGCGGCGCGGAGGGAGAGCAGGTGGTCGCCGCGGGCCGGCGGGGCGATCTGACGGTCGAGTACTCGGCGCACGTCCGCGGCCTGCCGCGGCGGCTCCGGATCCGGGTGGACGGCCCGCGGGGCGGCGCCGACCTGAGCGGGACGCTGTCGCGGGTGAGCATGAACATCACCCTGCATCCGGCCGCGTTCGAGGTCGATGTGCCGGCGGGCTACACGCCGGTCTCGCTGGCCGGCCTGCGCGGCGGGTCGCCTCTGGAGCAGGCGTCGCCGCCGGCCGGAGATGCGGCGGCCAGGCCGTGACCGGCCGCGGTTCGCCCCGCCGCCTGCGGGTTCGCGCTCCGGCCAAGATCAATCTCGACCTGCGCGTGCTGGGGCGCCGCCCGGACGGCTACCACGAGGTGTCGACGATCCTGCAGTCGATCGCGCTGCACGACACCCTTTCGATCGCCCCGCGGCGCGGTCCGTTGACGGTCCGCTCCGCCGCGCCCTGGGTCCCCGCGGATAGGGGCAATCTGGTCTGGACCGCCGCGGCGGCGCTCTGGCGCGCCGTGGGGCGGCGGGGAGACCCGGACGGGGTCGGCGTGTCGATTCGCAAGCGCGTTCCGGCCGCGGCGGGGCTCGGCGGCGCGAGCAGCGACGCGGCGTCCGCGCTGCGGGCCTTGCGGCTGTGGTGGGCGCCGTCGGCGAGCGCACGGTGGCTGGAGGGAGTCGCCGCGGATGTCGGATCGGACGTGCCGTTCTTCCTGCGCGGCGGCACGGTGCTGGCGACGGGCCGGGGCGAGCGGCTGCGCCGGCTGCGGTCGGCGGCGGGTTACTGGGTGGTGCTGGCCGCGCCCGGATTCGGCGTCTCGACGGCGGACGCCTACCGCTGGTGGGATCTGGACGCGCCCGAAGCCGCCGCCGGCGCGCGCGGGGGGGCCGGGGCGCCGGGCGGGGGGCGCCGCGATCTCGGGCGGCTGCGCAACGACCTGGAGGCGCCGGTCGCGCGGCGGCATGCGGAGATCGGCGCGCTGAACGCCCGCCTGCGCGCCGCAGGGGCCCTCTGCGCCGCGCTGACCGGCAGCGGCTCGGTGGTCTTCGGCCTCTTCGCGTCGCGCGCGCGGGCGCTGGAAGCCCGCCGTGCGCTGCGCGCGCCCGGCGCCGCGGCCGGCGGGGTGCTGTTGACCCGCACCATCGACGCCGTAGCCTGCGCGCGTCTTGCCGCCGTCGCCCGCATCGACTAA
- a CDS encoding 50S ribosomal protein L25 has protein sequence MQATLVAATRQTRGKNEARRLRRTGRLPAVVYGKAPVESVAVDVDPKAVMRILHSESGVNTLVDLQVDGSDSGKVLIKDIQHDPVTDALLHVDLFHLAMDKAIIVTVPVTLHGEAAGVKQQGGLLDFVTREFQIECMPAEIPEHVDVDVSDLMIGDGVRVRDVAEGADWTPVSDRDTLLVHVTTAKTGADEDEEEETEAEAEGAEGEAEGGDAAD, from the coding sequence ATGCAAGCCACTTTGGTCGCCGCCACCCGGCAGACGCGCGGCAAGAACGAGGCGCGCCGGCTGCGGCGCACGGGACGGTTGCCTGCCGTCGTGTACGGCAAGGCGCCGGTGGAGAGCGTGGCCGTCGACGTCGATCCGAAGGCGGTGATGCGCATCCTGCACTCGGAGTCGGGCGTCAACACGCTCGTCGATCTGCAGGTGGACGGCAGCGATTCCGGCAAGGTGCTGATCAAGGACATCCAGCACGATCCGGTCACGGACGCCCTGCTGCACGTCGACTTGTTCCACCTGGCGATGGACAAGGCGATCATCGTCACGGTGCCGGTGACGCTCCACGGCGAGGCGGCCGGCGTCAAGCAGCAGGGCGGGCTGCTCGACTTCGTCACGCGGGAGTTCCAGATCGAGTGCATGCCGGCCGAGATCCCGGAGCACGTCGACGTCGACGTCAGCGACCTGATGATCGGCGACGGCGTGCGGGTCCGCGACGTGGCCGAGGGAGCGGACTGGACGCCGGTGAGCGACCGCGACACGCTGCTCGTGCACGTGACCACGGCCAAGACCGGTGCCGACGAGGACGAGGAGGAGGAGACCGAGGCGGAGGCGGAAGGCGCCGAGGGCGAGGCCGAGGGAGGCGACGCAGCAGACTAG
- a CDS encoding SDR family oxidoreductase: MPTKDDIGLALVIGATSDIGRAIALGLAREGCELQLAGRDPARLRAEADDIRVRTGVAVTEHVCDVLAADGGAALAEALDPCPDTAVCVVGLLGDQQASERDGAAAQLVMWTNYVGPALLMGALAARFEARGNGVLAGVSSVAGDRGRAANYVYGSAKAGFTAFLSGLRNRLASSGVHVVTVKPGFVRTRMTEGMELPPLLTATPEEVAGAVVEAIRRRRDVVYVRRVWRAIMLAIRLVPERLFKRMRI; this comes from the coding sequence ATGCCCACGAAAGACGATATCGGTCTGGCTCTGGTGATCGGCGCGACCTCCGACATAGGTCGCGCGATCGCGCTCGGACTGGCCCGCGAGGGTTGCGAACTGCAGCTCGCCGGGCGGGACCCGGCGCGGCTGAGAGCGGAGGCCGACGACATCCGGGTGCGCACCGGCGTGGCGGTGACCGAGCACGTGTGCGACGTGCTGGCCGCGGACGGCGGCGCGGCGCTGGCCGAAGCGCTCGATCCGTGCCCGGACACGGCCGTCTGCGTGGTGGGCCTGCTCGGCGATCAGCAGGCGAGCGAGCGCGACGGTGCCGCCGCGCAGCTCGTGATGTGGACCAACTACGTGGGGCCGGCCTTGTTGATGGGCGCCCTGGCGGCACGGTTCGAGGCGCGGGGCAACGGCGTCCTGGCGGGCGTCAGCTCCGTCGCCGGCGACCGCGGCCGCGCCGCCAACTACGTCTACGGCTCGGCCAAGGCGGGATTCACCGCGTTCCTGTCCGGCCTGCGCAACCGGCTCGCGTCATCAGGCGTTCACGTCGTGACCGTCAAGCCGGGCTTCGTGCGCACGCGGATGACGGAGGGCATGGAACTCCCGCCGCTGCTGACCGCGACGCCGGAGGAGGTCGCCGGCGCGGTGGTCGAGGCGATCCGGCGCCGCCGGGACGTCGTCTACGTGCGCCGGGTGTGGCGGGCGATCATGCTCGCCATCCGCCTGGTGCCGGAACGCCTGTTCAAGAGGATGCGGATATAG
- a CDS encoding ribose-phosphate pyrophosphokinase: protein MKLFAGSAHAALAEEIAGVLGVPMGRAALRRFSDTEVSFQIDENIRGTDVFVVQPTCTPVDQHLVELCVMIDAFRRSSAARITAVMPYYGYARQDRKDKPRVPISAKLVANLVSAAGANRVLTMDLHKAQIQGFFDIPVDHLFATPVFIDYLTRAGYRGHVTIVSPDAGGVERARAYAKRLDADLAIIDKRRSEDGHAEVMHVVGEVRGRVCVLLDDIVDTAGTLQQSSRALEESGAAEIMACAVHGVLSGPALERVEDSPLEKLIVTNTIPLRPAFERSEKVRVLSVAGLLGRAIQSIHQETSVSSLFV, encoded by the coding sequence CTGAAGCTGTTCGCGGGCAGTGCCCATGCGGCGCTGGCGGAGGAGATCGCCGGCGTACTCGGGGTGCCGATGGGCCGCGCGGCGCTACGGCGCTTCTCCGACACCGAGGTGTCGTTTCAGATCGACGAGAACATCCGCGGCACCGACGTGTTCGTGGTGCAGCCGACGTGCACCCCGGTGGATCAGCATCTGGTCGAGTTGTGCGTGATGATCGACGCCTTCCGGCGGTCTTCGGCGGCCCGCATCACCGCGGTGATGCCGTACTACGGCTACGCCCGCCAGGACCGCAAGGACAAGCCGCGGGTGCCGATCTCGGCGAAGCTGGTCGCCAACCTGGTGAGCGCGGCGGGCGCCAACCGCGTGCTGACGATGGACCTGCACAAGGCGCAGATCCAGGGGTTCTTCGACATCCCGGTCGATCACCTGTTCGCGACGCCGGTATTCATCGACTACCTGACGCGCGCCGGCTACCGGGGCCACGTGACGATCGTGTCGCCCGACGCCGGCGGCGTGGAGCGGGCGCGCGCCTACGCCAAGCGGCTGGACGCCGATCTGGCGATCATCGACAAGCGCCGGTCCGAGGACGGACACGCCGAGGTGATGCACGTCGTCGGCGAGGTCCGGGGCCGCGTGTGCGTGCTCCTGGACGACATCGTCGACACGGCGGGAACGTTGCAGCAGTCGTCGCGGGCGCTCGAGGAGAGCGGCGCCGCCGAGATCATGGCCTGCGCGGTGCACGGCGTGCTCTCGGGACCCGCGTTGGAGCGGGTGGAGGATTCCCCGCTCGAGAAGCTCATCGTGACCAACACGATTCCCCTGCGCCCGGCGTTCGAGCGGTCCGAGAAGGTCCGGGTGCTGTCGGTCGCGGGGCTGCTCGGCCGGGCCATCCAGAGCATTCACCAGGAGACGTCGGTGTCGTCGCTGTTCGTGTAG
- a CDS encoding O-antigen ligase family protein, translating into MPLRIPAASRLDTIGWTVLLLFVFALPLSIAVSQILLTVLVGVWLAARAAGAERGRTPAFFTPLLAYAAWTLAVSVPFSLAPVTSLVESREVLLFLVAPIVLALARGERARTVVTVALAAGAVNAVAGIVQYGILQYDNLGQRPSGSMGHYMTYAGLLMLMLCAALSRLLFDARDRAGALVVLPALSVALVVTLTRSAWIGAAAAAGLLLVLRDRRLLALAPVAALVFVAIAPAQVTDRLYSTFDLRDPTNRDRLAMLTAGTGMIGDHPLTGIGPGLVEEVYADYRPASAVNETNPHLHNVPLQIAAERGLPALALWVWFVAAAARDLVRRLRDPASRTLAAGALAALAAMLAAGLFEYNFGDSEFLMLLLVLVTLPASAAAGPAPRPA; encoded by the coding sequence ATGCCGCTGCGCATTCCCGCCGCGTCGAGGCTGGACACCATCGGCTGGACCGTGCTGCTGCTCTTCGTCTTCGCCCTGCCGCTGTCGATCGCGGTCTCGCAGATCCTGCTGACGGTGCTCGTCGGCGTCTGGCTGGCCGCCCGCGCGGCGGGCGCCGAGCGCGGCCGGACGCCCGCGTTCTTCACGCCGCTGCTGGCCTATGCCGCGTGGACGCTCGCCGTCAGCGTGCCGTTCTCCCTCGCCCCGGTGACCAGCCTCGTCGAGTCGCGGGAAGTGCTGCTGTTCCTGGTGGCGCCGATCGTGCTCGCCCTCGCCCGCGGCGAGCGCGCCCGGACGGTCGTCACCGTGGCCCTGGCCGCCGGCGCGGTCAACGCGGTCGCCGGCATCGTGCAGTACGGCATCCTGCAGTACGACAACCTCGGACAGCGGCCCAGCGGATCCATGGGGCACTACATGACCTACGCCGGGCTCCTGATGCTGATGCTCTGCGCCGCCCTGTCCCGGCTGCTCTTCGACGCCCGCGACCGCGCCGGCGCCCTCGTCGTCCTGCCGGCGCTGTCGGTCGCCCTCGTCGTCACCCTGACCCGGAGCGCATGGATCGGCGCCGCCGCCGCGGCCGGCCTGCTGCTCGTGCTGCGGGACCGCCGCCTGCTCGCGCTGGCCCCGGTGGCCGCCCTCGTCTTCGTGGCCATCGCCCCGGCGCAGGTGACCGACCGCCTCTACAGCACGTTCGACCTCCGGGACCCGACCAATCGGGACCGGCTGGCCATGCTGACGGCCGGGACCGGGATGATCGGCGACCATCCCCTGACCGGCATCGGCCCCGGGCTCGTCGAGGAGGTCTACGCCGACTACCGCCCGGCGAGCGCGGTCAACGAGACGAACCCCCACCTGCACAACGTCCCGCTGCAGATCGCGGCCGAGCGCGGGCTGCCCGCGCTGGCCCTGTGGGTGTGGTTCGTCGCCGCGGCGGCGCGCGATCTCGTCCGCCGGCTGCGGGATCCCGCGTCCCGCACGCTGGCCGCGGGCGCACTGGCGGCGCTGGCCGCCATGCTCGCGGCCGGGCTGTTCGAATACAACTTCGGCGACTCCGAGTTCCTGATGCTGCTGCTGGTCCTCGTGACCCTGCCGGCATCGGCCGCGGCCGGTCCGGCGCCCCGGCCCGCCTGA
- a CDS encoding Trm112 family protein: MGIDPELLAILACPSCRAPVKLINDGAALKCYKCRRVFPIKDDIPVMLIDESTVDP; the protein is encoded by the coding sequence ATGGGCATCGATCCGGAACTGCTCGCGATTCTCGCCTGCCCCTCCTGCAGGGCGCCGGTCAAGCTGATCAACGACGGCGCGGCGCTGAAGTGCTACAAGTGCCGCCGGGTCTTCCCGATCAAGGACGATATCCCGGTGATGCTGATCGACGAATCCACCGTCGATCCGTAA
- a CDS encoding tetratricopeptide repeat protein yields MCYAARVVSLAVAFPVLVTVIAGPAAAQAPAESDSPARAEAYSRFMLGRHLEGLDDTEGAIQAFREAARLDPAAGEPLAELAALYARAGRAEDAVEAAEQALAREPDNRSAHRVLGLAYAAAASLREGTREDVDRAVAHLEQARGSVVPDLQVELTLARFYLRATATDEAIELLEDLSKDQLAYALASVLLAEAYQQAGRHDDALSTLEEAVGSTRPTFRMLARLGELYEQARRWRDAAEAYRGAVALNPRSAGVRRRLAAALLEGNEPVSARDVLGGILEMRPRDTASYHMLAEVEIALTNFDAAESAARRLIELEPDGLRGPYVLSQVFERRHEYQRVVETLAPVLEPARTMRPQRLLAEMLDQLGRAYQWLEDPAGATRVYEDAVSLMPTSPGFQARLAQAYVDGDRHDDASRLLARARDASPRNLTLAIIEADLHGRRGDLERGEDLLVDLLAENRDVPRAHLALASFYSEHDRLREAVLVLESAQQQFPAETSILFLLGAVLEQSDRFADAERAFRRVLDRDPEHAQALNYLGYMLADRGERLDESVALIARAIERDPHNGSYLDSLGWAYFKLDRLDLAEPPLRAAGDQLQRNSVVQDHLGDLLHRLERYDEAIAAWRRALDGDGEEIDPAAIERKIRDAQRRLDR; encoded by the coding sequence ATGTGTTATGCGGCCCGCGTTGTCTCCCTGGCTGTCGCGTTTCCGGTGCTCGTTACGGTGATCGCCGGGCCTGCCGCCGCGCAGGCGCCCGCGGAATCGGACTCGCCGGCGCGCGCCGAGGCGTACTCCCGTTTCATGCTCGGCCGGCACCTGGAGGGGCTGGACGATACCGAGGGCGCCATACAGGCGTTCCGGGAGGCCGCCCGGCTCGATCCGGCGGCCGGCGAGCCGCTCGCCGAGCTGGCCGCGCTGTATGCCCGGGCCGGCCGCGCCGAGGACGCCGTGGAAGCCGCCGAACAGGCGCTGGCCCGCGAGCCCGACAACCGCTCGGCCCACCGCGTGCTGGGGCTGGCCTACGCCGCGGCGGCCTCCCTGCGCGAGGGCACCCGCGAGGACGTCGACCGGGCCGTCGCGCACCTGGAGCAGGCGCGCGGATCGGTGGTGCCGGACCTGCAGGTCGAGCTGACGCTGGCCCGCTTCTATCTGCGAGCGACCGCGACGGACGAGGCTATCGAGCTGCTCGAGGACCTGTCCAAGGATCAGCTCGCCTACGCGTTGGCGAGCGTCCTGCTGGCCGAGGCCTACCAGCAGGCGGGCCGTCACGACGACGCGCTCAGCACGCTGGAGGAGGCGGTGGGCAGCACCCGGCCCACGTTCCGGATGCTGGCGCGTCTGGGCGAGCTCTACGAGCAGGCCCGCCGCTGGCGCGACGCGGCCGAGGCCTACCGGGGCGCGGTGGCCCTGAATCCGCGCAGCGCCGGGGTCCGCCGCCGCCTGGCCGCGGCGCTGCTGGAGGGCAACGAGCCGGTGAGCGCCCGCGACGTGCTCGGCGGCATCCTCGAGATGCGCCCCCGCGACACGGCCAGCTACCACATGCTGGCCGAGGTGGAGATCGCCCTCACCAACTTCGACGCGGCGGAGTCGGCCGCCCGCCGGCTGATCGAGCTGGAGCCGGACGGACTGCGGGGACCCTACGTGCTGTCCCAGGTGTTCGAGCGCCGGCACGAGTACCAGCGCGTCGTCGAGACGCTGGCGCCGGTGCTGGAGCCGGCGCGCACGATGCGCCCGCAGCGGCTGCTGGCCGAGATGCTGGACCAGCTCGGGCGCGCGTACCAGTGGCTCGAGGATCCCGCGGGCGCGACGCGGGTGTACGAGGACGCGGTCTCGCTGATGCCCACCAGTCCGGGCTTCCAGGCGCGGCTGGCGCAGGCCTACGTCGACGGGGACCGCCACGACGACGCTTCCCGGCTCCTGGCGCGGGCGCGCGACGCGAGCCCCCGCAACCTGACGCTGGCCATCATCGAGGCCGACCTGCACGGCCGGCGCGGCGACCTGGAGCGGGGCGAGGACCTGCTGGTGGATCTGCTCGCGGAGAACCGGGACGTGCCGCGCGCGCACCTGGCCCTGGCGTCCTTCTACAGCGAGCACGACCGGCTGCGCGAAGCCGTCCTGGTGCTGGAGTCGGCGCAGCAGCAGTTCCCGGCGGAGACGTCGATCCTGTTCCTGCTCGGCGCCGTCCTCGAGCAGAGCGACCGGTTCGCCGACGCCGAGCGCGCGTTCCGGCGGGTGCTCGATCGGGATCCGGAGCACGCGCAGGCGCTGAACTACCTGGGCTACATGCTCGCCGACCGGGGCGAGCGCCTGGACGAGTCGGTGGCCCTCATCGCCCGCGCGATCGAGCGGGATCCGCACAACGGCTCCTATCTCGACAGCCTGGGATGGGCGTACTTCAAGCTCGATCGGCTCGATCTGGCCGAGCCCCCGCTGCGCGCCGCCGGCGATCAGTTGCAGCGCAACTCCGTGGTTCAGGATCACCTCGGCGATCTGCTCCACCGGCTGGAGCGGTACGACGAGGCCATCGCCGCCTGGCGGAGGGCGTTGGACGGCGACGGCGAGGAAATCGATCCCGCGGCGATCGAGCGCAAGATCAGGGACGCGCAACGCCGTCTGGATCGGTAG